The DNA segment tattaaactgaaataaaaatcacagctttgGCAGAGTTCCATTTTTATTCAAATGGGAGAGGGGGCTTGTGGGAGCTACATCGTTAGAGTCAAAATGTGGTAGTCAGACCCATGAGAACTTTCAAGTGAATAATAAGTGTTAGAAAGCTGTGTTCTGTTATGCTAAGAAAACTAGACAGCTTTCTCCTAACACTGAAATCGGGGTGTTGTCTGAAGCTGTATCTTCAGGATTGTCTGTAGTTTTTCTGCTTAGAAAAGCCAATCAGCTAAGTTTGTAAATTTAATCTCTGTTGCTGCCTTTTCAGACGCATCGAGAGCTGGTGAAGTTGGCTGAGGGGACAGGCTTCAGAATACATATGATCCACAAGGCAGCTGAAGCAGCGAAGAAGTTTGGGCCCAAGTCTTCTAAGAAATTTGGTAATTGTTCTAACTACTGAAGTGcttctaaaaatttaaaaaatgtcactGACCTTTCTCTTCTAGCCTGCATGGTTTTAAAGAGATTGGTTAATACCACTCGAGATGTGCAATCTATGGCTCAACACTAAAAAAGTAGCTGGTATGGAAGAAATAGGAACTGAGCCTGACAGTGGACCCTGTTAAATGGTACCTCTGGTAGATTGGATTGGAACTTGGGTTTCTCAGGCCACTGTTAGTCTGGTTTATTTTGCGTCTTTTTCaacatcttgcctttttttctctctctctttctttagaTATACTAGTTACAACTCCGAACAGACTCATTTATTTGCTGAAACAAGATCCTCCAGCAATAGACTTGACCAGGTACCAAGAGTCTTTATCAAACCTGGCTTTGCGACCAGCTTGGCCACTGAAAAACAGATGCATGCATAGTCCTTGCATCTGTGATGGTGTGTTAGAACTTTTGCCGTCTCCACAAGtgatttttactgaaaagcaaacctCTCTGTTCCTAGTGTGGAGTGGCTGGTGGTGGATGAGTCAGACAAACTGTTTGAAGATGGGAAGTCAGGGTTCCGAGACCAGCTGGCCTCTATCTTCCTGGCATGCACGTCCCACGTGGTGAGAAGAGCCTTGTTCAGTGCAACCTTTGCACGTGATGTAGAGGAGTGGTGTAAACTCAACCTTGACAGTGTTGTTCTGGTGTCCGTTGGAGCAAGGTAGGTGTGCAGTTGTACTCCGACtctctcatggtttttttttcctttcctgggcaaattatttgctttctttgcatCATCAGTCTGCTTAGTTGTATGTCTCTGTTGTTAGTCTTAGTACTGCAGGTTGTTTGTCTCCAGAAAAAATTGTGTAGGCATATGGATCTTTCTCGCCTATTAGGGAAGGCATTGTTTTCTTTTACCCATTACTTTATCATCAAGTAAACGTTAATCTTAGAAGCATGTACTGGTGCAATAAGTTTGTTGTGCAATAGTTTTCTTTCATCAGgtaatattttatgttttttagTGTTTATAAATCTGTAAATAAACTCTAATGGTAGCACACTTCCGTTGGATTTCTGGTTTCAGAAACTCTGCAGCAGAGACAGTAGAGCAAGAGCTGTTGTTTGTTGGATCTGAGACAGGAAAACTAACAGCAATGAGAGACCttattaaaaaggtattttggaGAGACTGAGTACATTCTGCTTACTACTGAACTGAGCTGTGTGTTCTGTCAGACTCATAATTTCCTAGGGCAAAGACTTCTCTGTGACACATGTTAAACCATTGTCCAAATCTGCTGTACCAGAGAAAGAGTAAGTACCCTACCTATGAAAACTGAGAGTGTTCCCCATTCTTGGTTATATATTTGAGTCTTGCTTAGGAGCAGTTTGTATTAACAGTCTGTTTAATTTCACTTGGCAGTGTGAGTGGGTTCTTTGCATtggttggaagaaaaaaagtgtctgtTTCTGTGGATTACAATACACACTGATGCTTAAATTAGGAACAATTCCATCAAAGGCAATGGAGCTGAACTTGCTTAGTTCTGACTCCCAAAGATTTGgctagtcaaaaaaaaaaaaaaaagtcctctgagATGTAAAATACTGGGAGTGGTTAAGTCTCTTTAGTAGCTCAGTATCTGCAATCAGTAATGGTAGGAAAAGGACTTGAACCTTAGACAAGCTTATTCTTTTGCAGGGTTTTGCTCCTCCAGTCCTTGTTTTTGTACAGTCTATTGAGAGGGCTAAAGAGCTTTTCCATGAACTTATTTATGAAGGCATCAATGTGGACGTCATCCATGCAGACAAAACTCAGCAACAGGTAGGAGGATGTAATTTCTTTCCAAGACACAAGTTAGAGAGAAAGGTAAAAGCAAGAGTGTTGGAATGTAACTTCAAGTAACTTTGACAGTAAATTACTGCAGGTTTTGGTTTAGAGGTTTAGTTTTACTTGTTAATATCATGCCAAGTTCGCCTCCTTTCTCAAATTGCTAATTAGGTTGTTTCCAAgtacctttcttctcttttcctttcctagaGAGATAACGTAGTACACAGTTTCAGAGCTGGGAAGATCTGGGTGCTCATCTGCTCAGCCTTGCTAGCTCGAGGGATTGACTTCAAAGGAGTGAACATGGTCATCAATTATGATTTGCCAACAAGTGCAGTGGAATACATCCACAGGATAGGTGAGGGACTGTTCACAAATTATGTCCTTTTTCTCATTTCCCAGATCTTTAACATAGATGCTCCTGTGCATTAGCAAAAATCTTGAAACCGAGCCGCCTCTGTTGCTGCAGTACTAGCTTCTACATCACTTGAGCCAGAGTATACTGGGCTCAACTTCTAgtaaaactgcattactttttgTCAGTCTTTTATGAACCTTAAATATTTAGACACTTCAGACATACCTGTGCTTTCATCCAATAGAAACAATCTTTGGGGATCAGCTGCTTGGTAGTATGCTTAATATACAATACATGTCAGGAGGCTGGGGCTGTGAAGAGGAATAGAATAAAGGGAgatatttaaagtaaaatctcTACTCTTTGCAAAATTTGTGTTTGACAGGTCGTACTGGAAGAGCAGGCCACGCAGGGAAAGCAGTCACTTTCTTTACAGAAGATGATAAACCTTTATTACGGAGGTAAATTGGAAACATGatataggaaaaatgttttttgttttatatagtGTATTGCTGAACCATATGGTTGTGTCTGGTACCACATGCCTCATAAGCACAGTATTGCCATGCTCTGGAAGCCCCACATTGCTGTAAAAAGCTCTTAAAACTAGAGAGAGAGCGCTCTGTATCAGCATGATGGAATTACAAGGTGGTACCGCAGTATGGGGAAGACTGAGAACATTTAAATTTTAAGGTTTCTTTTTGAAGCCTTTCactaatgcagcaagagagaaacTAGCAGGCTTTCACTTCTTTCAGTCTTGTTGCCAGTAATGACAACGTGATGGCTTACTTAGTAGCACCTTTCGGTGAAAGTCAGTTATTCTGACTTGAACCTCACTAAAGGGCATGTTCAACAGTCTTTACAACTAACTTTGCTCTTGTTCTGGTTTTCCTGAATCATTTGCCATGTAGAAAGTATGACTACCTCATGCTGTGCTTTATGGTTTTTAATCCAGTTCTTTAACTTTCTTGTGTCCAAAATTACTTGGTACGATTCTCTGTTTTGgcttactgctttttcttcatctcctTGAAGACTGTACTCACCTAGAGTTTCAATTTGTTTAAACTATCCAAATGGAGTCACTAGTTTCATTTAAGCCTTTTAcgtctttttgtttcttcctcaccTTACTTCAAACTTGCTTTTGTGTctttatttcttgctttaaaaaaacacaacaaaacaaaaaaacaacaacaaaacagccaGTTGTTATGAATTGCTATTTTCCACATAAGATGCTTATCTGTTGTCCAAGCGCTCAATGCTGGAGTTGATCtattccctcctctcctttccagtaTAGCCAATGTTATTCAGCGAGCTGGCTGTCCTGTGCCAGACTACATAAAACACTTTCCTAAACTGCAAAGGTATGTTCATTTGAATAGTTTACcagtttgtttcccattttaacaGTTGCATGAGTGGTGCTGGGGGTATAAGGGTTCCAAAAGATCCAGTTGTTTGCAATATAGTTGTAGTTCAGCTGCAAAAGGAATTTTagatggggtgggggtggcggtttTTTACCCagacaaaaatggaaacaaaaagaattCTCAACTTAAGGTTTCCCTGGaatgaactatttttttaattatttccttgaaATCTGCTTTAGACTTCCTAGGCCCACACTCATGAATTGGGCTTCTGATAAATGAAAGAAAGTCCTTTATTCTTTTGAGTTACCTTTAGAAAAATTGGTGTAGGGGTGTATGCATACAGATAAATAGTTTTTTAGTTAGtgtttcttttcatgctttttaataaCTTCTAATAGTTTCTAAAACTAGAAATCCATATATATAAATTAGacatatattaaaataaagttgGTTTGAATCTCTCGGAGATAACATGGCTGAACTAATCTTGGAATAAACAACACTGAAAATACATTCAGACCCATAAATCCCTAACAACCAGTAAAGGTTTTCATtatctgttttatttactttggGTATTAATTTTTGCCCTTTAAAGTAACTTAATCCTTCACTAAATGTCATTCTCAGCatacaaaagaagaaattcaTTAAGAAACCATTGACAAGAGAATCCATTTGTACCACCCCTCAGTGCttcttaaaaaaagggaaaagaaaaacgtAAGTAGGTTTTTCTCAAGAGGAGGTAAGAGATGCCATTTATCCAGAAAAAGCCCAGCAAACTTCCTCTAAAATAACCAATAACTTGTTTGGATGGACCACCCAGTCATAATGGTTTTAGGTGCCATGTATCAGGTGGTAGCAAGCTGAGTTTAAACCGCTGGCCTTAAAGCCAGACTTCAGACTAGCTATCACTTGACAGAACCTATCTGCTCCTCTTCTGGCAAAGggctggctttgattttcatgcaTGGAGTATTAAGTTGTAATGACTAGATCTCACAGAAGACTGGTGTGTAGCAGTTTGGTGTAGTAGAAGGGGTCACAAAGAACAGCATTACCCATGCTTTGGAGTGTTGCTACTGAAGGATTTATGTTCAGCTGCACTAACATGATGTAAAACAACTCATGTCTGTGTCACTGCTATATACTTCGTATGTTATGTTCAGGTGTCTTGGTCTCCAATGTGTTTCTGTAGGAAAActacaaaggaaaatattaaggaaaaaaagaaagttaaagaagataaaaatggCAGTAAATTACAGACTGTTTCAAAAAGCTGAATAGCAACAGACTACTTGTGAGCTGGGGCTGACACTTATGTCCgtactgaaaaacagaagaatgaaGATAGCGgcaaaggggaagagagaaaagtatTTCTTATGTTTCCTCCTGGGTGAGGATGGATGCTTACATGCAAAAAAGTCTCCACTGAAATACCAGTAGAGGATTCCTGAGTGCTTCTCATAGAAGCTGAAGAGTGTGTTCTTGCAGTAAATGCCTTGTGTTTCTGAACAGTAGTTCAAAAATAGCATCTGATTCTGTTACTCTTACGCAGTTTTGTATTACTCCTTGGAAATGCTGTCAGTTCTGTGTTCAGATCACCCCTAATATGTTTGTCAGACTTCCAGAAGATTCAGTGGCAGA comes from the Accipiter gentilis chromosome 6, bAccGen1.1, whole genome shotgun sequence genome and includes:
- the DDX52 gene encoding probable ATP-dependent RNA helicase DDX52 isoform X2, coding for MPELSESNGIKWMSSLEAKFEDAKDKKPTAEKLERLRREKINRFRNQHKINIQGTDLPDPIATFEQLQKEYKIHPKIMENIQAAGFQVPTPIQMQAIPVMLHGRELLASAPTGSGKTLAFCIPLLTHLKQPRNKGFRALIISPTRELASQTHRELVKLAEGTGFRIHMIHKAAEAAKKFGPKSSKKFDILVTTPNRLIYLLKQDPPAIDLTSVEWLVVDESDKLFEDGKSGFRDQLASIFLACTSHVVRRALFSATFARDVEEWCKLNLDSVVLVSVGARNSAAETVEQELLFVGSETGKLTAMRDLIKKGFAPPVLVFVQSIERAKELFHELIYEGINVDVIHADKTQQQRDNVVHSFRAGKIWVLICSALLARGIDFKGVNMVINYDLPTSAVEYIHRIGRTGRAGHAGKAVTFFTEDDKPLLRSIANVIQRAGCPVPDYIKHFPKLQSIQKKKFIKKPLTRESICTTPQCFLKKGKRKTKTTKENIKEKKKVKEDKNGSKLQTVSKS
- the DDX52 gene encoding probable ATP-dependent RNA helicase DDX52 isoform X1; this encodes MEAQELFRRLGAGARFDVRRFGIDARRFGVIKGSGGVSPESLDFFGCKEEAPLGSAEEGWRLVGAGEEVEGGEQQKEDGARKNSGEVAGKRKRTAESSEGKRKKKKAREAASMPELSESNGIKWMSSLEAKFEDAKDKKPTAEKLERLRREKINRFRNQHKINIQGTDLPDPIATFEQLQKEYKIHPKIMENIQAAGFQVPTPIQMQAIPVMLHGRELLASAPTGSGKTLAFCIPLLTHLKQPRNKGFRALIISPTRELASQTHRELVKLAEGTGFRIHMIHKAAEAAKKFGPKSSKKFDILVTTPNRLIYLLKQDPPAIDLTSVEWLVVDESDKLFEDGKSGFRDQLASIFLACTSHVVRRALFSATFARDVEEWCKLNLDSVVLVSVGARNSAAETVEQELLFVGSETGKLTAMRDLIKKGFAPPVLVFVQSIERAKELFHELIYEGINVDVIHADKTQQQRDNVVHSFRAGKIWVLICSALLARGIDFKGVNMVINYDLPTSAVEYIHRIGRTGRAGHAGKAVTFFTEDDKPLLRSIANVIQRAGCPVPDYIKHFPKLQSIQKKKFIKKPLTRESICTTPQCFLKKGKRKTKTTKENIKEKKKVKEDKNGSKLQTVSKS